Proteins encoded together in one Candidatus Nitrosocaldus cavascurensis window:
- a CDS encoding endonuclease NucS domain-containing protein, with amino-acid sequence MTLSEALKEVFTELNRISAKEVIRIINERYPNRWKKNTIKAHLYGCSVNRPSAYTQHPYMPKFLFDLGGGMYELYNPEKHGKYDKGYPISIKPAEASGEKEHEEEKISLSLERDLEEYISRNLGQIEEGLTLYSEEGSSGRQYSIDVGRIDLLAMDKGGNFVVIELKAGLATDRVIGQVLGYMRYVRKNLAKGKDVRGIIVADDFDERLKYAVAEIPKLKLKKYIVKFEFRDIEV; translated from the coding sequence ATGACTCTAAGTGAAGCCCTTAAAGAGGTATTTACTGAATTGAATAGGATCTCTGCTAAAGAGGTCATTAGAATAATTAATGAGAGATATCCGAATAGGTGGAAGAAAAATACAATTAAGGCTCATTTGTATGGTTGCAGCGTAAATAGACCGTCAGCTTACACGCAACATCCGTATATGCCAAAATTTCTGTTTGATTTGGGTGGAGGAATGTATGAACTATATAATCCAGAAAAGCATGGCAAATACGATAAGGGGTATCCGATTAGCATAAAACCCGCCGAAGCTTCAGGTGAAAAGGAACATGAAGAAGAAAAAATCAGTCTAAGTCTTGAAAGGGATCTGGAAGAGTATATTTCGCGAAACCTTGGACAAATAGAAGAAGGACTTACACTGTATTCTGAAGAAGGCTCTAGTGGACGACAGTATTCTATAGATGTCGGCAGAATAGACTTATTAGCAATGGATAAAGGAGGAAATTTTGTTGTTATTGAATTGAAGGCTGGTTTAGCAACCGATCGTGTTATAGGTCAAGTTTTAGGATACATGCGGTATGTTCGGAAAAACCTAGCCAAAGGGAAAGACGTACGAGGGATAATTGTTGCCGATGATTTTGATGAGAGACTAAAATATGCTGTTGCAGAAATACCTAAACTAAAACTGAAAAAATATATAGTAAAATTTGAATTTCGTGACATAGAAGTATAG
- a CDS encoding inositol-3-phosphate synthase encodes MRKKVRVAIAGVGNCASALIQGTRYYAQAHEDDATGLIAYSLGGIEPGDIEFVAAFDVAENKVGKDLAEGIFEEPNNTLKVCDVERLGVKIEKGEVHDGIGRHLSNIVKVSSEAPVDVAKRLEEVKADVLINYLPVGSVKGTMYYAEQALKAHTCFINAMPVFIASDERWQSRFVEQCLPVAGDDVMSQLGATVLHKTLIKLLVDRGVKVEHTYQLNIGGDADFYNMLDEERLEQKRESKASAVRAMLPYEVPMRIGPSDYVPFLANEKVCYIHIKGRYFCNVPLEINVKLNVIDAFNSAGVMIDAVRAARIALDRGISGPLVSVSAYCFKHPPVQMPYNEAKQAFMEFVQGKRDR; translated from the coding sequence ATGCGTAAGAAGGTAAGGGTTGCGATAGCAGGTGTTGGTAACTGTGCCTCAGCCCTAATTCAAGGCACAAGGTATTATGCACAGGCACATGAGGATGATGCTACAGGGCTTATAGCCTATAGCCTTGGAGGTATAGAGCCAGGGGATATAGAGTTCGTTGCTGCATTCGATGTTGCTGAGAACAAGGTAGGCAAGGACCTTGCTGAGGGGATATTTGAGGAGCCTAACAACACACTGAAGGTTTGTGATGTTGAGAGATTAGGTGTAAAGATAGAGAAGGGAGAGGTGCATGATGGGATAGGGAGGCATCTAAGCAATATAGTGAAGGTATCGAGCGAGGCTCCAGTTGATGTAGCGAAGAGGCTTGAGGAGGTCAAGGCAGATGTGCTAATAAACTATCTACCTGTTGGTAGCGTCAAGGGTACTATGTACTATGCTGAGCAGGCACTCAAGGCTCATACATGCTTCATAAATGCCATGCCAGTATTCATAGCATCTGATGAGAGATGGCAGAGCAGGTTTGTAGAGCAATGTTTACCAGTAGCAGGGGATGATGTTATGAGCCAGTTGGGCGCAACTGTATTGCATAAGACACTCATCAAGCTACTTGTTGATAGAGGGGTTAAGGTTGAGCATACATACCAGTTGAACATAGGAGGGGATGCAGACTTTTACAACATGCTTGATGAGGAGAGGCTTGAGCAGAAGAGGGAGAGCAAGGCAAGTGCAGTTAGAGCAATGCTCCCTTATGAGGTGCCAATGCGCATAGGACCTAGTGATTATGTACCATTCCTTGCAAATGAGAAGGTCTGCTACATACACATAAAGGGTAGGTACTTCTGCAATGTACCATTGGAGATAAATGTTAAACTCAACGTTATAGATGCATTCAATAGTGCTGGAGTCATGATAGATGCTGTTAGGGCAGCAAGGATAGCACTGGATAGAGGTATCTCTGGTCCACTGGTGAGTGTATCTGCATACTGCTTCAAACACCCTCCAGTACAGATGCCATACAACGAGGCAAAGCAAGCATTCATGGAGTTCGTTCAGGGCAAGAGGGATCGGTAA
- a CDS encoding bifunctional hydroxymethylpyrimidine kinase/phosphomethylpyrimidine kinase, producing MYVVSIGGSDSSSGAGVQADIRTCSALGVYCMSVITAVTAQNPSSIIKIKQIDADVVRAQLSALLSGVHGLAVKISMLYSKSIIDVVADALKHANGNVGVVVDPVLRAGSGRYLLKRDARSYYMEKIVPLATIITPNLMEAEWLSSIRIRSYDDVCRAAEKISSLGAKSVVIKGGHVKKGEGGRLRRRKKNSGGDDYYYYDGEYVTDLLYHHGRFYRFTNRRIEGSRLHGAGTIFSAAIAAELAKGNDLVSAVRIASIFTHIAIINSSSIDGSTRIPLIGNESIGNYDSDDVITTLRRAIDILQFTNGIALLIPESQSNLVFAKAGAESRDDVAGITGRIVRYEHGYYHSKCNKYHHYEYARAAGPIRYGASKHVADAVVTAMRYNASIRSAMNIRYDDAILDICKGLGFSIASYDRSKEPEHIKKMEGMSVKWGIEQAVISSASRVPDVVYHTGDWGKEPMMIVFGHDPMDVVNKVISILIRYKDRKGSVKE from the coding sequence ATGTATGTAGTGAGTATAGGAGGTTCTGATAGCAGCTCTGGTGCTGGTGTGCAAGCAGATATAAGGACATGCTCTGCTTTAGGCGTGTACTGCATGAGTGTTATAACAGCAGTTACAGCACAGAACCCATCTAGCATAATCAAGATCAAGCAGATAGATGCTGATGTTGTAAGGGCACAGCTATCAGCACTTCTTTCAGGGGTGCATGGGCTAGCAGTAAAGATAAGCATGCTCTACAGCAAGAGCATAATAGATGTTGTTGCTGATGCATTGAAGCATGCAAATGGTAATGTTGGTGTTGTTGTTGACCCAGTACTTAGGGCAGGCAGTGGTAGATACCTACTCAAGAGAGATGCAAGATCATACTATATGGAGAAGATAGTACCTTTGGCAACTATCATAACACCAAATCTAATGGAGGCTGAATGGTTATCATCTATTAGGATAAGGAGTTACGATGATGTGTGTAGAGCAGCAGAGAAGATATCATCTCTAGGAGCAAAGAGCGTTGTTATAAAAGGTGGACATGTGAAGAAGGGAGAAGGGGGTAGATTGAGGAGGAGGAAGAAGAATAGTGGTGGTGATGATTATTATTATTATGATGGTGAGTATGTTACTGATCTACTCTACCATCATGGCAGGTTCTATAGGTTCACAAATAGAAGGATTGAAGGTTCAAGGTTGCATGGTGCTGGCACTATATTCTCAGCAGCAATAGCAGCGGAGTTGGCAAAGGGTAATGATCTTGTATCAGCAGTTAGGATAGCAAGTATCTTTACGCACATTGCTATAATTAACTCCTCAAGTATAGATGGTTCTACAAGAATACCATTGATAGGTAATGAATCTATTGGTAATTATGATAGCGATGATGTTATAACAACCCTTAGGAGAGCAATAGATATACTTCAGTTCACCAATGGCATTGCTCTTCTCATACCAGAGTCGCAGAGCAATCTAGTATTTGCTAAAGCAGGAGCAGAATCTCGTGATGATGTTGCTGGCATAACTGGTAGAATAGTTAGATATGAGCATGGTTATTATCATAGCAAATGTAATAAGTATCACCACTATGAGTATGCTAGAGCAGCAGGACCTATACGCTATGGTGCATCAAAGCATGTTGCAGATGCAGTAGTAACAGCGATGAGATACAATGCTAGCATAAGATCTGCAATGAACATAAGGTATGATGATGCAATACTTGATATATGCAAGGGTTTAGGCTTTAGCATAGCATCTTATGATAGAAGCAAGGAGCCAGAGCATATCAAGAAGATGGAAGGTATGAGCGTGAAATGGGGTATAGAACAAGCAGTAATATCATCAGCATCAAGGGTGCCAGATGTTGTATACCATACAGGGGATTGGGGTAAGGAGCCTATGATGATAGTGTTTGGCCATGACCCCATGGATGTTGTAAACAAGGTAATTAGCATACTCATTAGGTATAAAGATCGTAAAGGTTCAGTTAAAGAATGA
- a CDS encoding carbon-nitrogen hydrolase family protein — translation MTRVALLQLELKDSPDDAMEHAVKLLQQVGAANSEIVCLPEQWYPKHLESIDELKPIQDVAREHNMVVIAGAFFEYIDEDDGEGMHIHGDESAGSSSSSGGSSSSNSNSNTVARSIYISAPVIGADGSIVGRQFKLHPFGRELSMVKPGRRIRIFEHNGVRFGIGICHDVVFPEVARLAARNGADILFFPSKIVNEGIEPWQIYVKARALENRTPVVAPNLCSKEYGGMSIIVDLVRNESLDIVLPYVVVASAGEHVLISDIDVELSRTLRKARMMELRDDDYYII, via the coding sequence ATGACAAGGGTAGCACTCCTTCAATTGGAGTTGAAGGATAGTCCAGATGATGCAATGGAGCATGCTGTAAAGCTATTACAGCAGGTTGGTGCAGCAAACTCTGAGATAGTATGCTTACCAGAGCAGTGGTACCCAAAGCATCTAGAGAGCATAGATGAACTTAAGCCAATACAGGATGTGGCAAGGGAGCATAACATGGTTGTTATAGCAGGGGCGTTCTTTGAGTATATTGATGAGGATGATGGCGAAGGCATGCATATTCATGGCGATGAGAGTGCTGGTAGTAGCAGTAGCAGTGGTGGTAGTAGTAGCAGCAATAGCAATAGCAATACTGTTGCTAGAAGCATATACATCTCAGCCCCAGTTATAGGTGCAGATGGTAGCATAGTTGGTAGACAATTCAAACTCCACCCATTTGGTAGGGAGTTGAGTATGGTGAAGCCAGGAAGGAGGATAAGGATATTCGAGCATAATGGTGTAAGGTTTGGGATAGGTATATGCCATGATGTTGTATTCCCTGAAGTTGCAAGGCTTGCAGCAAGGAATGGCGCAGATATACTCTTCTTCCCATCAAAGATAGTGAATGAGGGCATTGAGCCATGGCAGATATATGTTAAGGCTAGAGCACTGGAGAACAGGACTCCTGTGGTAGCACCAAACCTATGCAGTAAGGAGTATGGAGGGATGAGCATAATAGTTGATCTAGTACGTAATGAGTCATTGGATATAGTACTACCTTATGTAGTGGTAGCATCTGCTGGAGAGCATGTACTTATAAGTGATATAGATGTGGAGTTGAGTAGAACATTAAGAAAGGCAAGGATGATGGAGTTGAGGGATGATGATTATTACATCATCTAA
- a CDS encoding chromosome segregation SMC family protein, whose amino-acid sequence MVYIRKIEISGFKSFARKSTILNLDRGLVCITGPNGSGKSNILDAIAFVLGENSVRALRVDRLQSLIHDSNGRSAREDDGIVDDGDKGKGGEEGGREKDDVDGDEMVKIRKDRDGKRRAVKVSITFDNSDRRIPMDSNTVTIAREMYENGENQYYLNGKRVNKSTITNLLDVALATPNKLNIVQQGMVMRIAELNPEERRRIIEEIIGLSYFDEKKEEAMKQLAEADRRLEVALARMGEIRSRIDELEQERNDQLRLEFLAREIERLKHIQMRDMLKHTRERLDELENIIRQRKGEVESISKSIEDLRSRITTLEEERSRFIRQVEEASKAKAEISRQLSSMIMRVEQLKAMLNANQNRIVMVGKSIPMLIREKDALLARVKAIEQEVNGLKDALDRLIQERERVEEEMSSVNSRLSMLSKDYSSKREEEKSVEDEVKRLVDGYSSIELKIASLEERMKVSRESIVALQGRNEKMLEEMSNLNQLLSRLASRRAEYAEELDRLNDAMAKAEARRMRLVKHVDVASSIVERAEYVTTRYQAEIDVAMQGEDGTIARLMESVGDTADRFGIVGMLQGLITWDARYDRAVMAVGSNWLKALIVRDVGSMIKVLEHVKSSRLTRVTIIPLDMVVECEEIKSIRLRRRGSSNSSNSDGGSGYGYGDDDGGEGGKSKNAYANDDSHREGGYNSTDANKAADTEGKANSISNYEQILHPLSHFITSRYRGLVNFIFGDTILAYSRDDAIILARRGYRVVTIDGEFFEPSIKAATLDINTRVSDVIRMIARSRSLKELRDAISLLKQVIERKREEVKSIDAMMQDIEGKRRAIITDIAKIDAEIEQVKGTLARGEQMIKDNNDRIERLGEEMLVMQEQINTLISERSTLKTKISTLRERMNALGEDKDRLEKAMEEVSSVKSMLVTKLEQLERERRSLMSSISAKNSERDSMQRRIEDIRKGLEQAKADARESAQIVRRCRDELDALTEELRVMRDKEQEVIDASSSSLTRLQRYDEELRSLLSDEKRLSKQLSTLERELVLYSKEYNDLKSKEESLIRELNNNGYGHYNNNNDDEYGYDGSYINNILKGLEEEYNMLKSNVNQLANRSYIQLIDGYRGMSEKKNQLEEERNAIVRFIEQIEGEKRQLFLDAFSRVDREVRSIFATMTDGAGAAWLEMDDADGNGDIFSSGLTFIVQFPNKPARESNSLSGGEKTIAAITFLLALQSLKPAPFYLFDEIDAHLDSVNTERLKRIIRERANISQIIMVTLKDALVASADMIYGVYARDGVSQVIRYRIPIAR is encoded by the coding sequence ATGGTATATATAAGGAAGATTGAGATATCTGGCTTCAAATCATTTGCTAGGAAGAGCACAATCCTAAACCTTGATAGAGGGCTTGTATGCATAACAGGACCAAATGGTTCTGGTAAGAGTAACATACTTGATGCTATAGCATTTGTTCTTGGGGAGAATAGTGTAAGAGCACTCAGGGTAGATAGGTTACAATCCCTCATACATGATAGTAATGGTAGAAGTGCTAGAGAAGATGATGGGATTGTTGATGATGGTGATAAGGGGAAGGGAGGGGAAGAAGGAGGGAGAGAGAAGGATGATGTTGATGGTGATGAGATGGTTAAGATAAGGAAGGATAGGGATGGTAAGAGGAGGGCTGTTAAGGTTAGCATAACTTTCGATAACAGCGATAGAAGGATACCAATGGACTCAAATACAGTAACCATAGCAAGGGAGATGTATGAGAATGGAGAGAACCAGTACTACCTTAACGGTAAGCGTGTAAACAAATCAACCATAACAAACCTGCTTGATGTTGCACTTGCCACACCTAACAAGTTGAATATAGTGCAGCAAGGCATGGTCATGCGTATAGCAGAGCTCAACCCTGAGGAGAGGCGCAGGATAATAGAGGAGATAATAGGCTTATCGTACTTCGATGAGAAGAAGGAGGAAGCTATGAAGCAGTTGGCAGAGGCGGATAGGAGGCTTGAGGTTGCACTTGCAAGGATGGGTGAGATAAGGAGCAGGATAGATGAACTTGAGCAGGAGCGTAATGATCAGTTGAGGCTTGAGTTCCTTGCAAGGGAGATAGAGAGGCTCAAGCATATACAGATGAGGGATATGCTCAAGCATACAAGGGAGAGGCTTGATGAACTTGAGAACATCATAAGGCAGAGGAAGGGGGAGGTTGAGAGTATAAGCAAGAGCATAGAGGATCTTAGGAGTAGGATAACTACTCTTGAGGAGGAGAGGAGCAGGTTCATAAGGCAGGTTGAAGAAGCATCAAAGGCAAAGGCTGAGATAAGTAGGCAATTATCCAGCATGATAATGAGGGTTGAGCAGTTAAAGGCTATGCTTAATGCAAATCAGAACAGGATAGTAATGGTGGGGAAGAGCATTCCCATGCTCATAAGGGAGAAGGATGCTCTTCTAGCAAGAGTTAAGGCTATTGAGCAGGAGGTTAACGGGCTGAAGGATGCACTTGATAGGCTCATTCAAGAGAGGGAAAGGGTTGAGGAGGAGATGAGTAGTGTGAATAGCAGGTTAAGCATGTTAAGCAAGGATTACTCTAGCAAGAGGGAGGAGGAGAAGAGCGTAGAGGATGAGGTTAAGAGGCTTGTAGATGGCTACTCAAGCATAGAGTTGAAGATAGCATCGCTGGAGGAGAGGATGAAGGTATCAAGAGAGAGTATAGTGGCACTACAGGGGAGGAATGAGAAGATGCTTGAGGAGATGAGCAATCTAAACCAACTGCTCTCGAGGCTAGCAAGCAGGAGGGCTGAGTATGCTGAGGAGTTGGATAGGCTTAACGATGCGATGGCCAAGGCAGAGGCAAGGAGGATGAGGCTGGTTAAGCATGTTGATGTAGCATCAAGCATAGTAGAGAGGGCTGAGTATGTTACAACAAGGTATCAGGCAGAGATTGATGTAGCTATGCAGGGAGAAGATGGTACAATAGCAAGGTTGATGGAGAGTGTAGGGGATACTGCTGATAGGTTTGGGATAGTTGGTATGCTTCAAGGTCTAATAACATGGGATGCAAGGTATGATAGGGCTGTTATGGCTGTTGGCTCTAACTGGTTGAAGGCATTGATAGTTAGGGATGTTGGTTCCATGATTAAAGTGCTTGAGCATGTAAAGAGTTCAAGACTGACAAGGGTTACAATCATACCTCTTGATATGGTTGTTGAGTGTGAAGAGATCAAGAGTATAAGGCTTAGGAGGAGAGGTAGTAGTAATAGTAGTAATAGTGATGGTGGTAGTGGTTATGGTTATGGTGATGATGATGGTGGTGAAGGAGGCAAGAGCAAGAATGCATATGCTAATGATGATAGTCATAGAGAAGGGGGTTATAACAGTACTGATGCCAATAAGGCTGCTGATACTGAAGGTAAGGCTAACAGCATAAGTAACTATGAGCAGATACTGCACCCATTATCACACTTCATAACATCAAGGTATAGGGGTCTTGTGAACTTCATATTTGGTGATACCATCCTAGCATACTCTAGGGATGATGCTATAATCCTAGCAAGAAGGGGCTATAGAGTGGTTACCATAGATGGAGAGTTCTTTGAACCTAGCATCAAGGCAGCAACGCTAGATATCAACACAAGGGTAAGCGATGTAATAAGAATGATAGCAAGGAGTAGATCTCTCAAGGAGTTAAGGGATGCTATATCACTGCTAAAGCAGGTTATAGAGAGGAAGAGGGAGGAGGTAAAGAGCATCGATGCAATGATGCAGGATATTGAGGGGAAGAGGAGAGCAATAATCACTGATATAGCAAAGATAGATGCAGAGATTGAGCAGGTTAAAGGCACACTTGCTAGAGGTGAGCAGATGATCAAGGATAATAACGATAGGATTGAAAGGCTAGGGGAAGAGATGCTTGTAATGCAGGAGCAGATCAACACACTCATATCTGAGCGCTCTACACTGAAAACGAAGATCTCTACTCTGAGAGAACGTATGAATGCTTTAGGTGAGGATAAGGATAGGTTAGAGAAGGCTATGGAGGAGGTGAGTAGTGTTAAGAGCATGCTTGTAACCAAACTTGAGCAACTAGAGAGGGAGAGGAGGAGTCTTATGAGCAGTATATCAGCAAAGAACTCAGAGAGGGATAGCATGCAAAGGCGCATAGAGGATATAAGGAAGGGTTTAGAGCAGGCAAAGGCAGATGCAAGAGAGAGTGCTCAGATTGTGAGGAGATGCAGGGATGAGTTGGATGCTCTAACAGAGGAGTTGAGGGTTATGAGGGATAAGGAGCAGGAAGTTATAGATGCATCATCCTCATCACTTACAAGGCTTCAAAGGTATGATGAGGAGTTAAGGTCGTTGCTGAGCGATGAGAAGAGGTTAAGCAAGCAACTATCAACGCTTGAGAGGGAGTTGGTACTCTACAGCAAAGAGTACAATGATCTTAAATCAAAGGAAGAGAGTCTGATTAGAGAACTTAATAACAATGGATATGGACATTATAATAACAATAATGATGATGAGTATGGATATGATGGCTCTTATATCAACAACATTCTGAAGGGGTTGGAGGAGGAGTACAATATGCTCAAGAGCAATGTAAACCAACTTGCAAACAGGAGTTACATACAACTAATAGATGGATATAGAGGCATGTCTGAGAAGAAGAACCAACTTGAGGAGGAGAGGAATGCCATAGTAAGGTTCATAGAGCAGATAGAGGGGGAGAAGAGGCAACTCTTCCTCGATGCATTCAGCAGGGTTGATAGAGAGGTTAGGAGCATATTTGCTACCATGACTGATGGTGCTGGTGCAGCATGGCTTGAGATGGATGATGCTGATGGCAATGGGGATATCTTCTCCTCTGGTCTAACATTCATTGTGCAGTTCCCAAACAAGCCTGCTAGAGAATCTAACTCGTTGAGTGGGGGAGAGAAGACCATAGCAGCAATAACATTCCTTCTAGCATTACAATCACTCAAGCCAGCACCATTCTACCTATTCGATGAGATAGATGCCCATCTTGATAGTGTTAATACAGAGAGGTTGAAGAGGATAATAAGGGAGAGGGCTAATATAAGCCAGATAATAATGGTAACTCTAAAGGATGCCCTGGTTGCAAGTGCAGATATGATATATGGTGTGTATGCAAGGGATGGTGTATCACAAGTTATAAGGTATAGGATACCTATAGCAAGATGA
- a CDS encoding phospholipase D-like domain-containing protein, giving the protein MEDEVLREASKVLTILSKYDALKIFLQSVEGIEAETDAPEKIGLTKKRYYTRLKQLVDTGLIEKSKGRYVQTTLGRIIYEKALQVLFEHVRNAKKLQMLDVLKSSGKFDMDEIYRLLSIKVGEDKAKVFMEYGELTNVLVEKMNNASNEVLYATRFFNEHIINEIIELHKRGVNVRMIIDRMLIEGQREKVVKQEYKERMMVTTVPFYPENVDRKVADVPFSFMVIDGRETCIELVNANNPERFYAGVYVSDENVAKQMIGLFETLYAGTAIARANRR; this is encoded by the coding sequence ATGGAAGATGAAGTGCTAAGGGAGGCTTCCAAGGTATTGACAATACTATCGAAATATGATGCCTTGAAGATATTTCTGCAGAGCGTAGAGGGGATAGAGGCAGAGACTGATGCTCCAGAGAAGATAGGCTTGACTAAGAAGCGGTACTACACAAGGCTCAAGCAGTTGGTTGATACTGGGCTGATAGAGAAGAGTAAGGGTAGGTATGTGCAGACTACTCTAGGGAGGATAATCTATGAGAAGGCATTACAGGTGCTCTTTGAGCATGTTAGGAATGCAAAGAAGCTGCAGATGCTTGATGTACTCAAGAGTAGTGGCAAGTTCGATATGGATGAGATCTATAGACTACTCTCAATAAAGGTTGGGGAGGATAAGGCAAAGGTATTCATGGAGTATGGTGAACTTACCAACGTGCTGGTAGAGAAGATGAACAATGCATCCAATGAGGTGTTGTATGCAACAAGGTTCTTCAATGAGCACATCATAAATGAAATCATCGAGCTGCATAAGCGTGGTGTTAATGTGAGGATGATAATAGATAGGATGCTTATAGAGGGACAGAGGGAGAAGGTGGTAAAGCAGGAGTACAAGGAGAGGATGATGGTAACAACTGTACCATTCTATCCAGAGAATGTAGATAGGAAGGTAGCAGATGTACCATTCAGCTTCATGGTTATAGATGGGAGAGAGACATGTATAGAGTTGGTTAATGCAAATAACCCAGAGAGGTTCTATGCAGGAGTGTATGTAAGCGATGAGAATGTTGCCAAACAGATGATAGGTTTATTTGAGACGCTTTATGCTGGTACAGCAATTGCTAGAGCAAATAGGCGATAA
- the dph5 gene encoding diphthine synthase: MLILVGMGIHGYKGLSIEAMEAIKDADKVYVEAYTSPVKSRDIDALRALRDDVVEVHRWFVEDGRRILDEARAGDVVLLAYGDPLIATTHIELLVRARSSGIACKVIHSSSIVTAALGECGLHVYKLGRVATVVSNPIANTSTYYAIYSNLMQMNHTLLLLEYDQEHGYFLAVDSALRLLLDCEARERMNAIDEDTFAIVASRVGMEDMGIVGGRIGSLLKYSDEHGFGEPPHTLIVTGSLHFTEVEALRASVMLLDEPIDNSKRVRARAEMMLPNYIARAYNALSRAREYIMHAKGSAGDKAKDKDKDDTIERIKDMIDNAEYYLSDAERFAREHRYENAILALGYAEGLIDALRYLRDIDPWESKKSTIT, encoded by the coding sequence ATGCTGATACTTGTTGGTATGGGTATTCATGGTTACAAGGGTTTGAGTATAGAGGCTATGGAGGCTATAAAGGATGCAGACAAGGTGTATGTTGAGGCATACACAAGCCCTGTTAAGAGTAGGGATATCGATGCCTTAAGGGCTCTAAGGGATGATGTAGTTGAGGTTCATAGATGGTTTGTTGAGGATGGTAGAAGGATACTAGATGAGGCTAGAGCAGGGGATGTTGTGCTCTTAGCATATGGTGATCCCCTAATTGCAACAACGCATATAGAACTTCTTGTAAGGGCAAGGAGCTCAGGGATAGCATGCAAGGTTATACACTCATCATCCATAGTAACAGCAGCCCTAGGTGAGTGTGGCTTACATGTGTACAAGTTAGGGAGGGTAGCAACTGTAGTATCAAACCCTATAGCAAATACAAGCACATACTATGCTATCTACAGCAACCTTATGCAGATGAACCATACACTACTGCTACTCGAGTATGATCAGGAGCATGGCTACTTCCTTGCTGTAGATTCTGCACTTAGGCTACTGCTTGATTGTGAGGCAAGAGAGCGTATGAATGCCATAGATGAGGATACATTTGCAATAGTTGCATCAAGGGTTGGTATGGAGGATATGGGTATAGTTGGTGGCAGAATAGGCTCACTGCTTAAGTATAGTGATGAGCATGGGTTTGGAGAACCCCCCCACACACTTATAGTTACAGGCTCACTACACTTCACTGAGGTTGAAGCTCTAAGGGCATCTGTAATGCTACTAGATGAGCCTATAGATAATAGTAAGAGGGTTAGGGCAAGGGCTGAGATGATGCTCCCAAACTACATAGCAAGGGCATACAATGCACTATCTAGGGCTAGAGAGTACATCATGCATGCTAAAGGTAGTGCTGGGGATAAGGCTAAGGATAAGGATAAAGATGATACTATTGAAAGGATAAAGGATATGATAGATAATGCAGAGTACTACCTGAGTGATGCTGAGAGGTTTGCTAGAGAGCACAGGTATGAGAATGCAATCTTAGCACTAGGTTATGCTGAAGGGCTTATAGATGCATTAAGGTACCTTAGGGATATAGATCCATGGGAAAGCAAGAAGAGCACAATTACCTGA
- a CDS encoding nucleotidyltransferase family protein, with amino-acid sequence MMSNRVDVAVILAGGLGRRLHPLTLVMPKPMLPVADKPLLEHTIEWLRSNGIMHIIVCISYLGRVIENYFGDGSMLNVKIEYARADRPLGTAGQLKSAEHLLSNHDRFICLYGDSLYEFNLNDMVDAHNAKLDEDHSTIATMAVMQYTARLDYGFMDVDDANRVIAWREKPEFKGLINIGCYVMERDVLGLIPKGEVSSMNRVFMDAMARGRSIYAYRIDGRFWDIGNEKAYMDAYREYVERLGDV; translated from the coding sequence ATGATGAGCAATAGAGTTGATGTTGCAGTTATACTTGCTGGAGGACTTGGTAGAAGACTTCACCCATTAACACTTGTTATGCCAAAACCAATGCTTCCAGTTGCAGACAAGCCATTGCTTGAACATACGATAGAATGGTTACGCTCTAATGGGATAATGCATATAATAGTATGCATAAGTTATCTAGGCAGGGTTATAGAGAACTACTTTGGTGATGGTAGCATGCTTAATGTTAAGATAGAGTATGCTAGAGCAGATAGACCATTGGGTACTGCTGGTCAGTTGAAGAGTGCTGAACATCTACTCTCAAATCATGACAGGTTCATATGCCTGTATGGAGACTCTCTATACGAGTTCAACCTGAATGATATGGTTGATGCTCACAATGCAAAACTTGATGAGGATCATAGCACTATAGCAACTATGGCTGTTATGCAGTATACAGCAAGGCTTGATTATGGGTTCATGGATGTTGATGATGCTAACAGAGTTATAGCATGGAGGGAGAAACCAGAGTTTAAAGGGTTGATAAATATAGGATGCTATGTAATGGAGAGGGATGTGCTAGGGTTGATACCAAAGGGTGAGGTTAGCAGCATGAACAGGGTATTCATGGATGCTATGGCAAGAGGGAGGAGCATCTATGCATACAGGATAGATGGAAGGTTCTGGGATATAGGTAATGAGAAGGCATACATGGATGCATATAGAGAGTATGTTGAGAGGCTTGGAGATGTTTAA